One stretch of Streptomyces sp. NBC_00443 DNA includes these proteins:
- the bioB gene encoding biotin synthase BioB, giving the protein MDLLNTLVDKGLRRELPTREEALAVLATSDDDLLDVVAAAGKVRRQWFGRRVKLNYLVNLKSGLCPEDCNYCSQRLGSTTGILKYTWLKPDEASQAAAAGLAGGAKRVCLVASGRGPTDRDVDRVSKTIKAIKDENEGVEVCACLGLLSDGQAERLREAGADAYNHNLNTSESTYADITTTHTYADRVDTVNKAHAAGLSACSGLIAGMGESDEDLVDVVYSLRELDPDSVPVNFLIPVEGTPLAKEWNLTPQRCLRILAMVRFVCPDVEVRIAGGREVHLRTMQPLALHLANSIFLGDYLTTEGQAGKADLEMIADAGFEVEGTDQVTLPEHRATAGGGCGSHESAGCGSHEGAGCGSHQSAGCGSHEGGGVCGTADPAAPADEPRTDLVTEPRTDLVAVRRRGAGTDLAPNA; this is encoded by the coding sequence ATGGACCTGCTGAACACGCTGGTGGACAAGGGGCTTCGGCGCGAGCTGCCGACCCGCGAGGAAGCCTTGGCCGTCCTCGCCACTTCCGACGACGACCTGCTCGATGTGGTGGCCGCGGCCGGGAAGGTGCGCCGGCAGTGGTTCGGCCGACGGGTGAAACTCAACTATCTCGTCAACCTCAAGTCGGGCCTGTGCCCGGAGGACTGCAACTACTGTTCCCAGCGGCTCGGCTCCACCACCGGCATCCTCAAGTACACCTGGCTCAAGCCGGACGAGGCCTCCCAGGCCGCGGCCGCCGGTTTGGCGGGAGGCGCCAAGCGCGTCTGCCTGGTGGCGTCCGGGCGCGGCCCGACCGACCGGGACGTGGACCGGGTCTCCAAGACCATCAAGGCGATCAAGGACGAGAACGAGGGCGTCGAGGTGTGCGCCTGCCTCGGCCTCCTCTCCGACGGCCAGGCCGAGCGGCTGCGTGAGGCCGGCGCGGACGCCTACAACCACAACCTCAACACCTCCGAGAGCACCTACGCGGACATCACGACCACGCACACCTACGCCGACCGTGTCGACACCGTGAACAAGGCGCATGCGGCGGGCCTCTCGGCGTGCTCGGGTCTGATCGCGGGCATGGGCGAGAGCGACGAGGACCTGGTCGACGTCGTCTACTCGCTGCGCGAGCTGGACCCGGACTCGGTGCCGGTCAACTTCCTGATCCCGGTCGAGGGCACCCCGCTCGCCAAGGAGTGGAACCTCACCCCGCAGCGGTGCCTGCGCATCCTGGCGATGGTGCGGTTCGTCTGCCCCGACGTCGAGGTCCGGATCGCCGGTGGCCGCGAGGTCCATCTGCGCACGATGCAGCCCCTCGCCCTGCACCTGGCCAACTCGATCTTCCTCGGCGACTACCTGACCACCGAGGGCCAGGCCGGCAAGGCCGACCTGGAGATGATCGCGGACGCCGGGTTCGAGGTGGAGGGCACCGACCAGGTGACGCTGCCCGAGCACCGGGCGACGGCCGGGGGCGGGTGCGGCTCGCACGAGAGCGCGGGGTGCGGATCGCACGAAGGTGCCGGGTGCGGATCGCACCAGAGCGCCGGGTGCGGGTCGCACGAGGGTGGCGGTGTGTGCGGTACGGCCGACCCCGCCGCGCCGGCCGACGAGCCTCGCACCGACCTCGTCACCGAACCGCGCACCGACCTGGTCGCCGTGCGCCGCCGGGGTGCCGGAACGGACCTCGCGCCCAATGCCTGA
- a CDS encoding 8-amino-7-oxononanoate synthase yields the protein MAFGWIDEQAELRRRAGLVRTLRPRPAESPLLDLASNDYLGLARHPEVTEGAARAARAWGGGSTGSRLVTGTTELHTELERELADFCGVEAALVFSSGYAANLAAVTALAPHGSLIVSDAGNHASLIDGCRLARGTTQVVAHSDPDAVRKALQTHDGPAVVVSDTVFSVDGDAAPLARFAEVCREHGAGLVVDDAHGLGVLGDGGRGAPHAAGLAGADDVVVTVTLSKSLGSQGGAVLGPARVIDHLVNAARTFIFDTGLAPAAAGAALAALRLLRREPERAARAREVAGELHARLTAAAHQAVRPDAAVVSVRAPSPEEAVRWAAECRAAGLAVGCFRPPSVPDGISRLRLTARADLSEGQIERAVRIIGETRP from the coding sequence ATGGCGTTCGGCTGGATCGACGAGCAGGCGGAACTGCGCCGCCGCGCCGGACTCGTGCGGACCCTGCGCCCCCGCCCCGCCGAATCTCCGCTCCTCGACCTCGCCAGCAACGACTACCTGGGCCTGGCCCGCCACCCCGAGGTCACCGAGGGTGCCGCGCGGGCCGCGCGGGCGTGGGGCGGCGGCTCGACCGGCTCCCGGCTCGTGACGGGCACGACCGAGCTGCACACCGAGCTGGAGCGCGAGCTGGCCGACTTCTGCGGCGTCGAGGCGGCACTGGTCTTCTCGTCCGGCTACGCGGCCAACCTCGCCGCGGTCACCGCTCTGGCGCCGCACGGCTCGCTGATCGTCTCCGACGCGGGTAACCACGCCTCGCTGATCGACGGCTGCCGGCTGGCGCGCGGCACGACACAGGTCGTCGCGCACTCCGACCCGGATGCCGTGCGCAAGGCGCTCCAGACGCACGACGGGCCCGCCGTCGTCGTGTCCGACACCGTCTTCTCGGTCGACGGCGACGCGGCCCCGCTGGCCCGGTTCGCCGAGGTGTGCCGGGAGCACGGCGCCGGGCTTGTCGTCGACGACGCCCACGGCCTGGGGGTGCTCGGCGACGGCGGCCGCGGCGCCCCGCACGCGGCGGGGCTCGCGGGCGCCGACGACGTCGTCGTCACGGTCACGCTGTCCAAGTCGCTCGGCAGCCAGGGCGGCGCCGTGCTCGGCCCCGCCCGGGTGATCGACCACCTGGTCAACGCGGCCCGGACCTTCATCTTCGACACCGGCCTCGCCCCCGCGGCGGCGGGCGCGGCCCTGGCGGCACTGAGACTGCTGCGCCGCGAGCCGGAGCGCGCGGCACGGGCCCGCGAAGTGGCGGGTGAACTGCACGCACGCCTGACCGCCGCTGCCCATCAAGCCGTACGGCCGGACGCGGCGGTCGTCTCCGTGCGCGCGCCGTCCCCGGAGGAGGCCGTGCGCTGGGCGGCCGAGTGCCGTGCGGCAGGCCTGGCCGTGGGCTGCTTCCGGCCTCCTTCCGTCCCCGACGGCATCTCACGGCTGAGGCTGACCGCCCGCGCGGACCTCTCCGAGGGGCAGATCGAACGCGCTGTACGGATCATCGGCGAGACACGGCCATGA
- a CDS encoding DUF397 domain-containing protein: MTTLPRKVSSSTELPGARWLRSSYSTGANNCVETARPHSGPWTGLLAVRDSKDPAGPALLFSPESWAGFTAALQS, encoded by the coding sequence ATGACCACCCTGCCTCGGAAGGTGAGTTCAAGCACCGAACTGCCTGGTGCACGATGGCTGCGCAGCAGCTACAGCACCGGAGCCAACAACTGCGTCGAGACGGCGCGGCCGCACTCGGGTCCCTGGACCGGGCTGCTCGCCGTGCGCGACTCCAAGGACCCGGCCGGACCCGCGCTGCTCTTCTCCCCCGAGAGCTGGGCGGGCTTCACGGCGGCGCTCCAGTCCTGA
- a CDS encoding helix-turn-helix domain-containing protein: MQHGPAVRRRKLGAELRALRTGAGLTSGEAARLVGWHQSKVSRIETGASGVKPADVRLLLDVYGVRDAQLRQLMLALAGSDAGDGRDHWWHAYRGVLPTTYRDFISLESQASAMRTLETSVVPGLLQTPEYARAVTRAAVGGLDDDADERLDALVAVRLARQDVLRAEPPLELSAVLDEAVLRREIGGPEVMEQQLRRLMAAARLPQVRLQVLPFAAGEHIGITGPFVIFSFSRTSDLDVVVLDHLTSSLYLERKEDLQAYTEAFNALRSHALSPEESMDYIAALAGGA, encoded by the coding sequence ATGCAGCACGGTCCCGCGGTGCGCCGCCGGAAACTGGGCGCGGAACTGCGTGCGTTACGCACCGGGGCGGGACTCACCAGCGGTGAGGCGGCCCGGCTGGTGGGCTGGCACCAGTCCAAGGTGAGCCGGATCGAAACGGGCGCCAGTGGGGTGAAACCGGCCGATGTGCGGTTACTGCTCGATGTCTACGGCGTACGGGATGCCCAACTACGCCAGTTGATGCTGGCGTTGGCGGGCTCCGACGCGGGTGACGGCCGGGATCACTGGTGGCACGCGTACCGCGGAGTGCTGCCGACGACGTACCGCGACTTCATCAGCCTGGAGTCCCAGGCGAGCGCGATGCGCACGCTGGAGACCTCCGTGGTGCCCGGGCTGCTGCAGACCCCCGAGTACGCCCGCGCGGTGACCCGGGCCGCGGTGGGCGGGCTCGACGACGACGCCGACGAACGTCTGGACGCGCTGGTCGCGGTCCGTCTGGCCAGGCAGGACGTGCTGCGCGCCGAGCCGCCGCTGGAGCTGAGCGCGGTGCTCGACGAGGCGGTGCTGCGCCGGGAGATCGGCGGGCCCGAGGTGATGGAGCAGCAGTTGAGGCGGCTGATGGCGGCGGCGCGACTGCCGCAAGTCAGGCTGCAGGTCCTGCCGTTCGCGGCCGGCGAGCATATCGGCATCACCGGGCCTTTCGTTATCTTCTCATTTTCGCGCACTTCTGATCTGGATGTGGTTGTTCTCGACCACTTGACGAGTAGCCTCTACCTCGAACGGAAAGAAGACCTCCAGGCCTACACGGAGGCCTTCAACGCCCTTCGGAGCCACGCCCTTTCGCCCGAGGAATCGATGGATTACATCGCCGCACTGGCTGGCGGCGCGTAA
- a CDS encoding ATP-binding protein, translating into MADHLEASVTLPSDPASVSAARTYVVTTLAEWGLPPETEAADTIRLIVSELTTNAVQHTLGQSPTFTVDLVLDRDEHLRIGVTDSHPRFPKRLPAAVQQDNGRGLVIIRWLTAECGGKLRVRPTREGGKTISIELPWTVPAAPVPTAGPQEP; encoded by the coding sequence ATGGCAGACCATTTGGAAGCATCCGTCACTCTGCCGAGCGATCCAGCCTCGGTCTCCGCGGCCCGGACCTATGTGGTCACCACCCTCGCGGAGTGGGGACTGCCACCGGAAACCGAAGCGGCCGACACCATCCGCCTGATCGTCTCCGAACTCACCACCAACGCCGTACAGCACACCCTGGGCCAGTCACCCACCTTCACGGTGGACCTCGTGCTCGACCGTGACGAACACCTGCGCATCGGGGTCACCGACAGCCACCCCCGCTTCCCCAAGCGGCTGCCCGCCGCCGTCCAGCAGGACAACGGCCGTGGCCTGGTCATCATCCGCTGGCTGACCGCGGAATGCGGCGGCAAGCTGAGAGTGCGCCCGACCCGCGAAGGCGGCAAGACCATCTCCATCGAACTGCCGTGGACGGTGCCCGCAGCGCCCGTGCCGACCGCAGGACCGCAGGAACCGTAG
- a CDS encoding LysR family transcriptional regulator, translating into MYDPTRLAALVAVAEAGSITRAAERLGYTTPALSQQLAKLEREAGTALLVRHHRGARLTGAGELLVARARRVLDELERARHELARLTGLSGGTLRLGTFQTAGIHLLPPALSAFRRAHPDVELTVADYEPSDGVAAVAAGEVDLALTHAYEPGDPIPLASSVRVEPVLVEELVLVSAPGHALTSGTARLPLTELAGQPLISMAPDAPARRGVEAVLARAGALPSVLVPTPGYLLVCALASAGLGVAVVPEMVARTSVTPVGVRALEGAQLRRTISVAFRSEEAAPAADAFRALLRGTFGRSRQT; encoded by the coding sequence ATGTACGACCCGACCAGGCTCGCCGCCCTGGTGGCGGTCGCCGAGGCGGGTTCGATCACCCGGGCGGCCGAGCGGCTCGGCTACACCACGCCCGCGCTCTCCCAGCAGCTGGCCAAGCTGGAGCGCGAGGCGGGCACCGCGCTTCTGGTACGGCACCACCGCGGGGCGCGGCTGACGGGTGCGGGCGAGCTGCTGGTGGCGCGGGCGCGGCGGGTCCTCGACGAGCTGGAGCGGGCACGGCACGAGCTGGCCCGGCTGACCGGTCTGTCGGGCGGCACGCTCCGGCTCGGCACCTTCCAGACCGCGGGCATCCATCTGCTGCCGCCGGCCCTCAGCGCGTTCCGGCGGGCCCATCCGGACGTGGAGCTGACGGTCGCCGACTACGAACCGTCGGACGGCGTCGCCGCCGTGGCGGCCGGTGAGGTGGATCTGGCCCTGACGCACGCGTACGAGCCGGGCGACCCGATCCCCCTCGCGTCCTCGGTCCGCGTCGAGCCGGTCCTCGTCGAGGAGCTGGTCCTGGTGTCCGCGCCGGGCCACGCCCTCACCAGCGGGACCGCACGGCTGCCGCTGACCGAGCTCGCCGGGCAGCCGCTGATCAGCATGGCCCCGGACGCTCCGGCCCGGCGGGGTGTGGAGGCGGTGCTGGCGCGGGCGGGGGCCCTGCCCTCGGTGCTCGTGCCGACGCCGGGGTATCTCCTGGTGTGCGCGCTGGCCAGTGCGGGGCTCGGGGTCGCGGTCGTACCGGAGATGGTGGCGCGTACGTCGGTCACGCCGGTCGGGGTGCGCGCGCTGGAGGGCGCACAGCTGCGCCGTACGATCTCGGTCGCCTTCCGGAGCGAGGAGGCGGCTCCGGCCGCGGACGCTTTCCGGGCTCTGCTGCGCGGCACGTTCGGCCGGTCGCGGCAGACCTGA
- a CDS encoding LysE family translocator — MDAQLIAFTGVSAGLVAMPGADFTVVVRNALVSRRAGIACALGIGAGLLVHVTLAVLGVAAILAAVPALFRALQVVGGVYVLYLGVQTLRQRRSEVADMRDDSTGRPLRQGFVTNALNPKASLTFLSVLPQFVPAGAPALPRTLLLALIVLAIALVWFQMVALLVDRLGRWLRRPRAARAVTTVTGVALTAFGVGLLAGPLMAL, encoded by the coding sequence ATGGACGCTCAGCTCATCGCCTTCACCGGGGTCTCCGCCGGTCTCGTCGCCATGCCCGGCGCTGACTTCACCGTCGTCGTGCGCAACGCCCTCGTCTCCCGCCGGGCCGGCATCGCCTGCGCGCTCGGGATCGGGGCCGGGCTGCTGGTGCACGTGACGCTGGCGGTGCTGGGGGTCGCCGCGATCCTGGCCGCCGTACCGGCGCTGTTCCGTGCGCTCCAAGTGGTGGGCGGGGTCTATGTGTTGTATCTGGGCGTCCAGACCCTGCGACAGCGGCGCAGTGAAGTGGCGGACATGCGCGACGATTCCACCGGCCGACCGCTGCGGCAGGGCTTCGTCACCAACGCCCTCAACCCGAAGGCGTCCCTCACCTTCCTCAGCGTGCTGCCCCAGTTCGTGCCCGCGGGCGCGCCCGCGCTGCCCCGGACGCTGCTGCTCGCCCTGATCGTGCTCGCGATCGCGCTGGTGTGGTTCCAGATGGTCGCCCTGCTGGTGGACCGGCTCGGGCGGTGGCTGCGCCGGCCGCGCGCCGCCCGGGCGGTCACGACGGTCACCGGCGTCGCCCTGACGGCCTTCGGCGTGGGACTCCTCGCCGGGCCGCTGATGGCCCTCTGA
- a CDS encoding C40 family peptidase: MTALNRVPSLMARAGTASALTIAAMGGSIVAPGFTSEAEAATPATKALQVAASKKGSPYKWGATGPSRFDCSGLTLYSFKKAGKKLPRTAAQQYNKTRHISAKSRKAGDLVFFHSGSYVYHVGIYAGKGKIWHSPKSGDVVKLQKIWTRSVWYGRVK, from the coding sequence ATGACTGCGCTCAATCGTGTCCCGTCGCTCATGGCCCGGGCCGGTACGGCCTCGGCTCTCACCATCGCCGCAATGGGCGGCTCGATAGTGGCGCCCGGCTTCACGTCCGAAGCAGAGGCGGCCACACCGGCGACGAAGGCACTCCAGGTCGCGGCCTCCAAGAAGGGCTCCCCGTACAAGTGGGGCGCCACGGGGCCGAGCCGGTTCGACTGCTCCGGGCTGACGCTGTACTCGTTCAAGAAGGCGGGCAAGAAACTGCCCCGTACGGCGGCCCAGCAGTACAACAAGACGCGCCACATCTCCGCCAAGAGCCGCAAGGCCGGAGACCTGGTGTTCTTCCACTCGGGGTCGTACGTCTACCACGTCGGCATCTACGCCGGGAAGGGAAAGATCTGGCACTCCCCCAAGAGCGGGGACGTTGTAAAGCTGCAGAAGATCTGGACCAGGAGCGTCTGGTACGGCCGGGTCAAGTGA